The stretch of DNA AAAAGCAACAATGATATAATTTATTTGTACGTTGTAGCAAATGCTCTCATTTGAATATAAACAAATGTACGCATTAATGGAGATAATGCAGAAAAACCATGAAGCATATACGACTCACTGCCACTCTCCATTTGTAGATGTGTGAAAGTAACAATCCATTAATGGACAATAGGGTATATAAAGGACAGATTTCCCGTATATTCGTCTCCTTATTCCTGAATTATGAGCGTAAGTCACATAATTATGGAGAGATATCCACCCTTTAATGGGGAGAGCTGTCGGCAAATATTTGATGGAAATGCCCCGAAAATCACAGGAGAATAGCCATACAATGGGCTGATACACAATAATTATTGGATAAACGTGGTCTGCTCCTGCAAACAGCAAGTTGTCTTTTCGTTAAACGAAAACAGGACGGTTTAACGGCGGAAACGCCGCCAAACCGCCTCCCCCCAAAAAGCTCCGGAGTCGGCTTTGATTTTCCTTATGCCATCTCTATACATTTACTTTCCAATTACAGGATTTTTCTTGAATATCCCATAAATGAGCATATAATCCCTCATCTTTTAATAATTGTTCATGTGTCCCTTGTTCTATAATATTTCCACCATCTAAAACAATAATTTTATCAGCATCACTTATTGTTTTTAGTTTATGCGCTATAACTATAACAGTTCTACCTTGTATTAAAGAATTGATTGCATACTGTATTTCCACTTCATTTTCTGGATCTAAAGAAGCTGTTGCTTCATCTAATAAAATTACAGGAGCATCTTTTAATATAGCACGTGCAATTGAGATTCTCTGTTTTTCTCCTCCAGATAAGGTACATCCACCTTCACCTATCATTGTATCATATCCTTGAGGTAAATGTATTATAAAATCATGACATTGAGCTTTTTTAGCCGCCTCTATTATCTCATTATCTGTAGCATTCTCTTTACCAAATCGAATATTATTCTTTATGGTATCCTGAAATAAATATACGTCCTGAAATACCATTGAAATGCGTTGCATAAGTTTCTCAGGATCAATCTCTCGTATATTTTTGTTACCTAATAATATTACACCTTTATCAGGATCATAAAACCGAGCGCAAAGTTTCATCAATGTACTTTTTCCACTTCCAGAAGGCCCAACTATAGCAGTTAAAGAACCTTGTTTCATTGTAACACTTATATCATGTAGGATATATTTATCATTATACCCAAAAGATACATTTCTAAATATAATATCTCCTTGTTCCGGAGCATCTTGTGTTCCTGACATTTCTGGTTCATTTAGTAAATTCAAAATACGTTCACCTGCAATAGAATAATAACGGAATTCTGCAAGATTGATTAGTGCTAATGTTAGTGGGTCAAAAACTCTGGAGCCAACGATAAGGAACATCACAAAAATAGCAACAGAAAGTTTTCCTCCAATTAAAAGGTATGTACCACATAATATCATCAAAGTAAGTCCCATACGAAGAAGGGTTACAGACAACATGACAATAGGTCCAATCAGAGCTTCTGTTTTGATATTCGCACGTTTGAGATCATTAAATGCTTCCTGTAAACGGATGAACTTTATTCCAGTCATATTATATGCTTTGATAACACGTATACCTTGTAAATATTCTTCCATTCTGCTACTGGCACGTATTTTAGCCAGAATTTGAGTTTGCCCTAGTTTCTTTTGAATACTAGAAGTGAAAATAAGTATTAAAAAAGAAATAGGAAGGGATAAAAACATAGCAATAGACATCTGCCAATCTACGAACAATAAACCTAAAAAAGCAAAAATAGGCATGACCAGTGCACCAAGCAATTGAGGAAGATGGTGCGACATCCCTTGTTCTGTCATAGCAAAATCAGTTATTAACATGGAAGATAATTCTCCAGAATCTTTTTTATAAAGAAAACCTAATGACAACTTGCGTAAATGTTCGGCTAAAGCAATACGACCTTCTGCACTAATATTGTATGCTTCCCGGAAATTTGCATTATAGGATTTCTTTTCTCCAAAAATCATAAAAATTATGTATACAAACATTATCACAATCAGCCCCCATAATTTAGATATGTTTAGAGGAGTTCCAGTTCCATCAAAAGCTTTAAAAAGGGTATTTATAACTTCTATTGAAAGACAAAAGGGAACTATATTTATAAAGTTTGCAAGCATTGTATACCCCACAGGCTTGTATAAACGTTTGGTTTGTCCTATAGTAATATGTTTTATAGCCTTTGTAATCATATTATTTCATTTTTTTAGATTTAACTTCCAGTTATGTGCATTTATATAAGCATTCCACATATTTTTATATATGCCTGTAGTAACATGAAGTTCGTCATGTCTTCCTTTTTGAACTAAACATCCTTCCTTAAAAACAAGAATTTGATGAGCAGAGGTGATAGAAGACAATCTATGAGCTATGATAATAACAGTTTTACCTTTTATTAACTTTTGTAAGGCCTGTTGTATTTTATATTCATTTTCTGGGTCAGCAAAAGCTGTTGCTTCATCTAATACTAAAATAGGAGAATTTCGTAAAATAGCCCTAGCTATACAAATTCGTTGTGCCTCTCCTCCAGAAAGAAAAACGCCTCTCTCTCCGACAATCGTATCATATCCTTTAGGAAGACTTCGAATAAAATCATCACATTGGGCAGCTTGAGCAGCTTGTATAACATCCGATAAACTAGCTTGAGTATTTCCTGCTGTAATATTGGCATATATGGTATCATTGAAAAGAAACGTATCTTGGAATACAAAAGACACGATCTCCAATAATTGGGGTGAGGAAATATTTTTTATGTTTATTCCCCCTATTAAAATCTCTCCAGAGGAAACATCCCAAAAGCGAGGAATGAGATTGGCTATTGTTGACTTCCCTGACCCAGAAGGTCCAACCAGAGCTGTTACTTCACCTTGTCGAGCGATAAAAGAGATATCCTTCAGCGCTTCTGTCTTTGTCATATTTTCTCTATCTTCGTAAGCAAAACTTACATTTCTGAATTCAATATCATACGTCTGAGGTATTTGAGGAACAACTGGTTCACATAGTTTTTTTTCCTCAAATATTTTGTCTATACGTTTTACTCCTTCATTAATTTCTACAGTTCCTGAAGCTAAAAATGCGAGTTTATATACAGGGGAAGCTACTCCGGGCCCCATCACGATGAAAAAAAGATAAATTGCAGCTAATGAGATGTTTTTAGGATCAGAGGTCATTATTAATATTCCTACAGGAAGAATAAACGTGACTATTGAATTCAACAGAATAATAAATGCAATTATACCATTTTGATAGTTATTACAGCATTTTAAAGCAAATGTTTTATACGCTTCGATTTCGGCATTGAACTGCCGAAAAGAACGTATACTTTGTCCAAATATCTTTATAATTGGCATACCTCTCACATATTGAACAGCTGAAGCACTCATGCGTTCTTGGACATCAAAATAGATTTTCGTAAGTGCAGTAGCTCTTTTCCCTACAAAATTAGAAAATTGCATTCCTATACTTAAAAGTATGCATAATAGAGCGGTGAATGCCATCCAACCATTTAAAGAAAAAAAGATAATAAACATAAAAGTTATGGTTGCAAACACATTCACCAAATCGGGAATAGTGTGAGCTATAAAATGCTCTATTTTTTCGACATTTTGTTCCATGATTTTCTTTATACAACCGATAGATGTCGAATTTAAATATCCCAAAGACAACTGACCTATATGCTCTGAAAGTTTTATTTTTAACCCATATAAAATACGAAAGGCGGCTATGTGAGATAACATTAATCCCGCATACAAAAATAGTACACCCACAATCAAAGCAATAAAAGCAAGCCACCCCCAACTGATCATTAGCTCAGAATCTATCGTAGATAAATCAGAAGCATGAACAAGCAATTCCTTTAATATTTCATATATAGACCAAAATGGTATAAGTATACATAATGCACTTATAGCGGAAAATAACCCGGAGAAAAGCAATAAACTTTTTTTTTCTCCCGCAATTTCCAGTAACCTAGATAATCCTTCTTTTTTCTTCATTATTTATTTAAATATATATTGTCGTAGTTAGACAAATATTTGTCACAATAATTACCAAGTAAAAAATAGCAAACAGCCATAATTCCTGATTCATATAAGCTGGAGTTTTTTTAGCATATTCTTCATATTCTTTCTTGAAATGTATACATAATGAATATTTATTTTCTATATATACAATTACAAGATTAATACATATATAAATTATATATAAACATAATGTATGTATGGCTCCAAGCAGAAGAATAAAACTTAAATGACAAAATAGATCTCCCATTATCATCGGATTTCTCACTTTTTTATAGGGACCTTCCGTTATTAACTTTGAAGGATGCAAAAACCTATCTTTGGTTGCTTGCAGATTACAATTTACCACTTTAGTACCCCAAACAGACATAAAATATCCAATTAATGCAATAAGGATAATATTGTAAAGAACATTTTCCAACAGTATTACTTTTATGTCAAACAAAGAAAAAATGTTTAGTTTGAAGCGAGGTTGATTTAAGAAGGGCATAATATACCAAAGAATAGATATAAAAAAGCCCGAATAATACATTAATGTATATCTATTATTGCAAGATAAATCTAGTGTTTTAGACATATATTTACGATTCCCAACCTTAAATGCTATATAATAAGGAATCAACCAAAGAAATGAAATTATGGCCAAAATAATTTGGGTGGCCCAGCTAAAATAAATCATATTATTTTTGTATAATTTAAAAAATTACAAATAACCAACAATGCCATAAATAAAACTATAAATAATAGTTTTTGATCAAGGAGAACAGGGGTTTTCTTTCTATAAACTATAAGTTCTGATTTATAATATGGTTCTAAAGAATACTTAACCTGTATTTTTATCATAAAGAGATCTATAAATACATATATAGGGAATAAAATGCAAGTGTAGATTCCACCTGTTAATAACACCAAAGAAAAATGTCCTAATATATCCCCTATGATCATTGGATGTTGAACTCTTGCATATATTCCTTCTGTTAACAATTTACTTGGGGCATAAAATGCACTTTTAGTAGCTTCAATATTTTGAGAAACAGACTTTTTACCCCAAATGCCAAAGAAATATACAAACAACAGAAAAGAAACTGGAATATACAAAACATTAAAAAAAACAAATTCGCCATTTAACCAGTCATATATTCCATGCATCCTTGGTTGCTCTATAAAGGGTAATACATACCATATGAGTGCTGGATAAGTGCTCATAAAATATAACTTTTCCGGAAGCTTTGATTGTTTTTTTAATTGAGAATTATGTTTTTTGTAACCTAGTAGAAATGCGTAATAATAAACAATTAATCCACTTAATGAGATCAAACTAATTACTATGTGAATTATCAACTTTGTATTCATTGCTGTATTTTATTATTTTTATCTGTATTTAAATAAGTATTTTCTTCTATATCATTTTTCGAAGGCATTTTTACAGCTATAATTCCTGCAAAATTGTGCCATTTAATGAAAGTATCCATACATTGAAAACCGACATCAGATAGTAGACTCAAATTCTCTGTAAGACTCAATGGAATCAAAACGCCTCTCAAACTTTGAGCCTTTTTTATAACTTGTTGTTCATTCAAACCATTTTCTTGCTTAAAATCCCAATACAAGTCATTCCATATATCCTCAAACAGTGAATTTTCCGCCCTTATTTTCTCTACAAATATAAAAGCTCCACCTTCTACTAATCCATTATATATCCGTTGTAAGACTTTTTTTCTTTTCCATAAAGGTAAAAACTGTAACGTATACAATGATAAAACTAAATCTATATTAGCAAATTCATTTATTTCCTCTATATGTTGTTGTAGAAATTGAACTAATTCGCTACTACATTTTTTTCTTGCAATCTCTATCATTGGTAAACTTTCTTCGACTCCGATGAATCTCACATTCTTTTTTCTTGAATGCTTTTGTAATAAAAGAGAAATGGTTTCTCCTGTAGAGGAACCTAAATCATATACAACACTATTGTCTCTAATAAACCATTCACTTATTTCGATAACAGCCTTTTGTACTTCCTCGTACAATGGGACACTTTTTCTTACATGAGTGTCGAAATGTTGTGATACTTGTTCATCAAATTTCCATTCTCCTGGAATTGATGTTATCAAATCATCGACTAGCCCTTCTTTATTTCTCATATATCCTCCTTTTAAATATATAATTAATTCCTACAATATTTAAAATCTCAACTAATACTACATATAAAATAAATAGAGGTTTATACAACTCACTAAAGTTTCCCCACACAAAGAAACCTAAGAAATAAAGAAAAGAGAAAATGAGAATCGCTTTAGATAAATTCATAAAAAAAAGAATCCTATTACTGATATAATATATAATAATAGAAGAGAAAGCAGTAAAACCACTTATCATTCCAAATGTATATTTATCATAAGGTGAAACTGTAGAATAAGAAATATTGAACATTATTTTCCAAGTCTGTTCGGGGACTAAAATATTTACAATGTTCAATAGCAATACTCCTGCCTGCACTTGGAATAAACAACTTAAAACGGGAAGTTTTTGTTTCTTTGGTGCTATACCATTAATACTATGATTTAAATAAAATATGAAACTTCCAATTATAAGCCAAATAAAAGGTTCATAATCTGATGATATATGTACAATCCCTGTTTGAAGTTTTAGCAAGTACATAAAACCACCCATAAATGCGACTAAGAAAGAACAGAAGCTAATAAGTCCTTTATATTTTTCGATATTTCTAAGAAAGAGAAAATAAATACAGAAAAAACCGAAGAACAAACATTCTTCTCGAAACAAGACAATTGTCAAGTCTGATGGTATATCATGGATTCCCATGTAAGAGTGAATTACATCCCATGAGAAAAATATCCAGGGAAAACCAGTGAAACATGCTATGGCACATAACCACAACATACACACAAGAATTTTCTTTTTAATTTTTATGTTCATAATATGAATATTTTATTCCGTAAAAGTCTAAATCCGACATAAAAGATTGGCAATTCAAAGAGTCACAAAGACAATTTAATCCTATTTTTGTTTTACCTTCTAAAATGTATTGAGTAGTAATAACAGCAGGTAATGCAGTATATAATAAATTATTTTTTGTATATAAATAGTAAAAGGTATCTATCTTTCTTTCTGGCTCTATTTTAGAAACTTGACAAATTACACTTCCCCACTTATTCTCTTTCTTAACGAGACGTTGATAATCATCTTGCAACATAAGTGTTGCTTTATTTAAATTATGTTTATAAAAGATCTTTATAAACATAAACTTCCCCATTGAGATATAGTCATTTAGCATAATGAATGTTGATATCTTTCTTATTTGTTTTAAAGAAGTAGCCAATTGAGTTAATTGTTCGTCAAATGATGGCATACATATTTTTTTATGTCCAATGAAAGGAAAAAATTTGTGATGTGTATATCGAAAAGGAGACACCTGTATTTCCTTTCCATGAGAATAAACATAGGAACGTGTTTTTCCCATAGATGATGCTGCCAGATCATAAGTTGAACTATATGACCAATTATCAACAGCACCATAATAGATATTAAAATTAGTATTTTCTGGGCTGTTTAAATGAGTCTCTATAATAGTTTTAGAAAATACGCCTGAAATACCAGGCATCCAACCAACACCTATAATAAAGCAAAGTTTCTGAGCTTCAATGCTTTTTTCATATGGTTTTAATAAATCACGCAAAATGCCATATCCTCCTATATCGATGTAGTGGCAATTATTTCTTAATGCATGTAAGGCAATCTTGTCATTTATTTTAAATGAAGGTCCAACAGCATTAATAACCAACAAACATTGAGAACAAAAATTATCCAATTCTACATCATTGTTATAGTTCATTTGGTTATACTTAAGTCGCTCACTATTATAAAATGTAGACATAGATATTTCTTTTATGGATCTCCTACCACCAATTAAAACATGGAAGTGAGTTTGTAGTTGTAATAAATATTTAACTATAATAGAACCAATTGTTCCAGTTCCACCTATTATTCCTATATATTTATTATAAACCATAATACTATTCCTCTATAGATATATTTATGTTGTTGTTTTTTAATATTTCGTTTAACATGTGCAGATTGATATTTATGTCTTCAAAAGTAAAGATGCCAGGCATAATTGGTATACATCCTTTTATTATCGAGAGCACAATTACCGCACAAAATACTCCTGTTAATCTAAATGAGGAATCTGAGTGCAATAAACATTTTACAATAGAATTTTGATTTCTTACATAAGTACATACTATCACAGATTTCTCGTTTTTCTCATTTTTCTCCAATTGCCCCTGTTGTTTATTGACCATTTTACAAATCAATTTTCTAATAAAAGAGCTCTTTCTTAGTAAGGGAACTATGCCCATAGGAAGATTTTGCAGATGAAAAGCACAATCAAAATTTTGTAGTTCTTCAAATCGACTAGCTCGTTGTATAGTCCTTATTTCAGGACTAGAAAAGAATATTAATGGCATATTGGAATGAAAACGATCAAAAGTAAAAGTTCTATCTGAATGATATTTAGTTGGTTTTATTCTTCGGATTTCCCTTTCTGAAAGGAGCATCAGGTCATCTTTAAAACCCTCAAACATATTGATTATTGAAGCTGTTCCAGAAACAACACCTGCTCCAAAATAGATTCTCAATTCGGCTTCTAAAACAGTTTTTTTTAATTGTTCTGCAGCATATTCTAGCATGAAAGTTGTCAACCCTGGACATAATCCCATTCCTGTAAAAATTGTTCCCCGAAAATTTGTTATGTTCTCATTTTTTATTTCTAGTACACGTCCACTATGTCCATAGTCATCATTAATATCAACACATATTACGTGATTTCTTAAACAAATTGTATAAATATCTGTTCCTACACATGAAAAAGGACCAAGTGCCAAAATTATAATATCAAATTGTTTAATAACAGATTCTATATTTTGGGTATCATGTATGTCCATTTTTATGAACTTTACTTTCTTCTCTGATATCTTATGAATACCTCTTGATGCTATAAATAATTCACAAATATCATGATAATGTAGCAAGTAATCTGTAATAAATTGTCCCGCAATCCCTGTGCCACCAATTACTAAAACTTTCTTTTTAGACATAAATTTCTATCTTTTTTTAAGCTTATCCAACAAATTATATAATACAGAGTGATCCCCAAACTAAAAATGCCTGGTAGTAAGCATTCGGTCTTGGGAATTATCCAAGTGACAATAGATAAAATAATTGTTAGTATAACAGGGTTCACAACTATAGACCATCGAGGAACTATAGCTTTGGATGAAAAGTTACTAAATCCAACAATCAGCCAGGTCACTGGAAGTAGAATAAACATAAAGGGGAAAAAAGGTATATTAGATCCTGTTAATAATTGCCAATCTATATTTGTTTGCATTATCATTTTTGATGTACCAATACTATATATTATGGCATAGCTGTAATGATAAAACCCCAACATCAATAAAGAATAAGATATACAGAATGTATTAATAAGCGCAAGCTTTTTATTAACTTTACACATTGTTGTGTATATGAAGTATGTCCCTAATATCCAAAAAGGAAAAGTAAAAATACATCCAAAAGATGATAAATTTAAAATAGTTTCTTCTAAAGAAAGTAGTCTTGAAACAAAATAATCTGTTTCAACAGTTTTCATCTGTACTAGATAGTCGCAGGTTGTGATAAATAAACCTGAGATTACACTTATAATGATTATACAGTCATAATTACGATTGTTCATTCCATAAAAATTAAAAAGCTGCCGGAATCTTTTAGCTTCCGGCAGTCTTTATTTATTTTAAATATTGAATTTTGAAGGGATTACCTTCTGTTTTTATCTTTAAAGGTTCATACTTATCTTCTTTATAGTTGTAAAGATAATAACCTGTTCCTTGAGTAGAAGCCATCCCGAACACCATATAGTCTCCTGCTTTACATTGACTACATGACCAACCCGTAGTTCCGTCAAAGTTCATTTTTTTGACAGTTTTATTATAAACATCTATTTCAAATGTTTGCATTGATTTGTCATTTACATAATCAGGTGGATTACTAACATATCCCGGAACATTGAAATATCCATATAGCTTACCATTTCCTGTATATGTTTTGCTATAAATATAATTTGCTTTATTACCCTTTATGTCCGGTATACTAATTGTTTCTATTGGGAAATAGTATGACTGATCAAAGTCTGTTTCTCCTTTCTTTATACGCAAGAAACCTTCTGTACAGTTTGCAAAATATCCGAAGCCTCCTACACAATAAATATAAAGATCGCCTTTTTCATCAATGAAAGGATCACCTGAATACTCATAAGCGGTTGCCATTGTAGCTCTATTATCAGATATCATTTTAATAGGCTTGTCTGTCTTTGTATCAATCAAAAGTACATAAGCTCCAGTATTAGGGTTAAACTGGGACTTATCTTGAGCTAATCCTACATATAAAATACCATCTCTAATAACCGAAGCACCAGGTTCAGGATTTTTATCACCACTTTCTTTCCCAATTGCATATTCAGATAAATCTATTTCACCTGTTTTTTGCATTGTCGTAGGATTTATTATATACAATTTTCCCAATCCTACGCATGATATATAAGCTTTTTCTTCTGAATCAAATGTAAGGAATGCAGGAAGAGAACCGGAAGGGAGAATCATCGTTTCTTTTTCTTGAATTAGCAAACCATTCTCGACTCTGTACTTATATAAACGGGCATTCATCGATTCTAAGACATAAATGTTACCCCCATAAGTAAAAAGAAAAGATTCTTTTGCAAAGACCAAAGAATTTTGTGTACTTGTCTGTTCTACATTTAAATCTTTAAATAGACTAACATAAGCATTATCACCCACCGTGACACTATGAACAAAACTCATATCGTCTTCTTCATCTGTTGGAAACGGATCATCTTTACTACATGAAATAAAACTTAAAAAGGTCGCTAATAGCGACAATAAAAACCATTGATTTTTCATTTTTTTTATTTTTTTAGTTAAAATAATTATTTATAATATTACAAACTCATCGCTCCCCCTGAAGATTCATCACCAAACCAATTAAATCGTAATTTAATTTTAAAAGTACGACCTTGTAAAGGCTTTTTAAATTCCATATAGCTCTCCTTGTTGAATATATTTTCAACTTCAAACCCTAATGATACTTTATTTTTCCAAATAGATTGCTGGAATCCTGCCGTAAAAAGATGACTACGAGGAATTAACCATTTCTTTCGCTGTTCTGGTAAGTTACTCATTTGCCAACTCCAATCAAAATCATGAACGTAAGATGCGTCTATATAGATTCTAGATATTTCATGTTTCCCAAGTAATCCCTCTGTATGATACTCTAAACCATAGTTAAAATAAAAACGAGGAATATTGGGTACCTGTTTATCATAAGTCGGGTTTTTCACACTTTGGTCATTAGTAGTCCATTTTAGCTTATCCCGAATATCTTGATAGGTTAAGTTAAAATAACTATAAAGCTGTGGAGTCACATCTATTTTTAAATCAAAATCTCCCCCCATGATCTGAGTCTTACCCAAATTCGTATAAATCATTCGTATATCAGCAGGAAATAAACTTATCATATCTGTTATATACATATAATATAAATTTGTCTCTAACTGAAAACGACTTAACCCCATAAAATTACTTTTATCCATGATTAACCCTAAATTTATATTATTACTTATTTCGGGATTTAAATCAACTGAAGGCTTTACTGTCACTCCGTCTCCAAACAATTCTTCCGTATCAGGAAGCCTCACGTTATGTGATAAGGAAAATTTACCTCTCACCCCTTTGAAAAATTCATAACTGATTCCTTCACTTATTCCATAGTAAAAATTGTTTATTTTTGTTTTTTTCGGTTCTTTCTTAACACTTTCAGATTCATCTACAATTTTATCACTTGTTCTATATATTCCAGAATTTAAATAGTATAGACTGAACATTAAAGAGTTTTGAAGTTTGTTATTACGTGAAGAATACTCATGTGCTAACCCCAAAGTATTTCCCTTCATATTACTGGGAAAACCACTAGGGTCAAAACCAACATATTCTGCTGTATAATCATCCTTAGGTCTATACCTTGAATATGTGAATTGATTGTTAAGATTAAAGGTATGTTGCTTTAACTTGTATTTTAAATTCAATTTATGTCTGATTTCAAATTGTTTGTCATCTGAATAGTTTAATAAATTATCATCAGTTTCTCCCATTGTATTTGTTATGGTTCCATCCCATTGCCGTTTTGTTCTAGCGGTATCAACCAAATGCGTATGAATGATTGGAGTTACTAGACCTGACTTGAATTCAAGGTTTTTAAATAAGAAATTCTTCTTCTCTAAAGTTAAAGTAGGCATAATGTTTGTCCCATGTGTATGAGAAAAACGTGAATCAAAATCTAAGGCCTGAATTCCCTTTTTATTGTTATAAAAAGCACATTCTAATTCAATCTTATCAAACCAGAATTTTGTAAATGTTAAACCTACATTATACATTGTGGACCTATAATAATCATTATTTCTTATTACTTCTTGGTAGGCACTTGAAGGTAAATTTGTTTCAAAAACAGGATAAGTCATTTTATAATTATTATCCGATTTATTATGAAAAAAACCTCCTCCAATTTGAATCCCTGGTTTTTCAAACA from Barnesiella propionica encodes:
- a CDS encoding ABC transporter ATP-binding protein encodes the protein MITKAIKHITIGQTKRLYKPVGYTMLANFINIVPFCLSIEVINTLFKAFDGTGTPLNISKLWGLIVIMFVYIIFMIFGEKKSYNANFREAYNISAEGRIALAEHLRKLSLGFLYKKDSGELSSMLITDFAMTEQGMSHHLPQLLGALVMPIFAFLGLLFVDWQMSIAMFLSLPISFLILIFTSSIQKKLGQTQILAKIRASSRMEEYLQGIRVIKAYNMTGIKFIRLQEAFNDLKRANIKTEALIGPIVMLSVTLLRMGLTLMILCGTYLLIGGKLSVAIFVMFLIVGSRVFDPLTLALINLAEFRYYSIAGERILNLLNEPEMSGTQDAPEQGDIIFRNVSFGYNDKYILHDISVTMKQGSLTAIVGPSGSGKSTLMKLCARFYDPDKGVILLGNKNIREIDPEKLMQRISMVFQDVYLFQDTIKNNIRFGKENATDNEIIEAAKKAQCHDFIIHLPQGYDTMIGEGGCTLSGGEKQRISIARAILKDAPVILLDEATASLDPENEVEIQYAINSLIQGRTVIVIAHKLKTISDADKIIVLDGGNIIEQGTHEQLLKDEGLYAHLWDIQEKSCNWKVNV
- a CDS encoding ABC transporter ATP-binding protein; this translates as MKKKEGLSRLLEIAGEKKSLLLFSGLFSAISALCILIPFWSIYEILKELLVHASDLSTIDSELMISWGWLAFIALIVGVLFLYAGLMLSHIAAFRILYGLKIKLSEHIGQLSLGYLNSTSIGCIKKIMEQNVEKIEHFIAHTIPDLVNVFATITFMFIIFFSLNGWMAFTALLCILLSIGMQFSNFVGKRATALTKIYFDVQERMSASAVQYVRGMPIIKIFGQSIRSFRQFNAEIEAYKTFALKCCNNYQNGIIAFIILLNSIVTFILPVGILIMTSDPKNISLAAIYLFFIVMGPGVASPVYKLAFLASGTVEINEGVKRIDKIFEEKKLCEPVVPQIPQTYDIEFRNVSFAYEDRENMTKTEALKDISFIARQGEVTALVGPSGSGKSTIANLIPRFWDVSSGEILIGGINIKNISSPQLLEIVSFVFQDTFLFNDTIYANITAGNTQASLSDVIQAAQAAQCDDFIRSLPKGYDTIVGERGVFLSGGEAQRICIARAILRNSPILVLDEATAFADPENEYKIQQALQKLIKGKTVIIIAHRLSSITSAHQILVFKEGCLVQKGRHDELHVTTGIYKNMWNAYINAHNWKLNLKK
- a CDS encoding methyltransferase family protein, translating into MIYFSWATQIILAIISFLWLIPYYIAFKVGNRKYMSKTLDLSCNNRYTLMYYSGFFISILWYIMPFLNQPRFKLNIFSLFDIKVILLENVLYNIILIALIGYFMSVWGTKVVNCNLQATKDRFLHPSKLITEGPYKKVRNPMIMGDLFCHLSFILLLGAIHTLCLYIIYICINLVIVYIENKYSLCIHFKKEYEEYAKKTPAYMNQELWLFAIFYLVIIVTNICLTTTIYI
- a CDS encoding methyltransferase; its protein translation is MNTKLIIHIVISLISLSGLIVYYYAFLLGYKKHNSQLKKQSKLPEKLYFMSTYPALIWYVLPFIEQPRMHGIYDWLNGEFVFFNVLYIPVSFLLFVYFFGIWGKKSVSQNIEATKSAFYAPSKLLTEGIYARVQHPMIIGDILGHFSLVLLTGGIYTCILFPIYVFIDLFMIKIQVKYSLEPYYKSELIVYRKKTPVLLDQKLLFIVLFMALLVICNFLNYTKII
- a CDS encoding methyltransferase domain-containing protein, which encodes MRNKEGLVDDLITSIPGEWKFDEQVSQHFDTHVRKSVPLYEEVQKAVIEISEWFIRDNSVVYDLGSSTGETISLLLQKHSRKKNVRFIGVEESLPMIEIARKKCSSELVQFLQQHIEEINEFANIDLVLSLYTLQFLPLWKRKKVLQRIYNGLVEGGAFIFVEKIRAENSLFEDIWNDLYWDFKQENGLNEQQVIKKAQSLRGVLIPLSLTENLSLLSDVGFQCMDTFIKWHNFAGIIAVKMPSKNDIEENTYLNTDKNNKIQQ
- a CDS encoding saccharopine dehydrogenase NADP-binding domain-containing protein; the encoded protein is MVYNKYIGIIGGTGTIGSIIVKYLLQLQTHFHVLIGGRRSIKEISMSTFYNSERLKYNQMNYNNDVELDNFCSQCLLVINAVGPSFKINDKIALHALRNNCHYIDIGGYGILRDLLKPYEKSIEAQKLCFIIGVGWMPGISGVFSKTIIETHLNSPENTNFNIYYGAVDNWSYSSTYDLAASSMGKTRSYVYSHGKEIQVSPFRYTHHKFFPFIGHKKICMPSFDEQLTQLATSLKQIRKISTFIMLNDYISMGKFMFIKIFYKHNLNKATLMLQDDYQRLVKKENKWGSVICQVSKIEPERKIDTFYYLYTKNNLLYTALPAVITTQYILEGKTKIGLNCLCDSLNCQSFMSDLDFYGIKYSYYEHKN
- a CDS encoding saccharopine dehydrogenase NADP-binding domain-containing protein, whose protein sequence is MSKKKVLVIGGTGIAGQFITDYLLHYHDICELFIASRGIHKISEKKVKFIKMDIHDTQNIESVIKQFDIIILALGPFSCVGTDIYTICLRNHVICVDINDDYGHSGRVLEIKNENITNFRGTIFTGMGLCPGLTTFMLEYAAEQLKKTVLEAELRIYFGAGVVSGTASIINMFEGFKDDLMLLSEREIRRIKPTKYHSDRTFTFDRFHSNMPLIFFSSPEIRTIQRASRFEELQNFDCAFHLQNLPMGIVPLLRKSSFIRKLICKMVNKQQGQLEKNEKNEKSVIVCTYVRNQNSIVKCLLHSDSSFRLTGVFCAVIVLSIIKGCIPIMPGIFTFEDININLHMLNEILKNNNINISIEE